A DNA window from Sphingomonas profundi contains the following coding sequences:
- a CDS encoding quinone oxidoreductase family protein, translating to MAVEGEMTKAMRVHATGGAEALSWEEIDVAAPGAGEVVVRNEAIGLNFIDVYFRNGLYKAPLPFVPGNEGAGVIEAVGPDVAGFAVGDRVGYVGPPGAYAERLVRPAAQLIALPDALDSVTAAQILLKGITAEYLIRRTYPVQAGDTILVHAAAGGVGQIACQWAADIGARVIGTVGSAAKRAIAERCGCARVIVTDEEDFVAAVREETGGEGVAVVYDGVGADTFEGSLACARTRGLVVAFGAASGPIPPLDLQRLNALGSLYVTRPSLAAYTRTPEELRTAAEAVFAAVARGAVRIAPPATYPLAEAARAHADLEARRTTGSIVLLP from the coding sequence ATGGCCGTGGAGGGCGAGATGACGAAGGCGATGCGCGTGCATGCGACGGGCGGGGCGGAGGCGCTCTCCTGGGAGGAGATCGACGTCGCCGCGCCCGGCGCCGGCGAGGTGGTGGTGCGCAACGAGGCGATCGGCCTCAACTTCATCGACGTCTACTTCCGCAACGGCCTCTACAAGGCGCCGCTGCCGTTCGTGCCGGGCAATGAGGGCGCGGGCGTGATCGAGGCGGTGGGGCCGGATGTCGCCGGCTTCGCGGTCGGCGACCGGGTCGGCTATGTCGGGCCGCCCGGCGCCTATGCCGAGCGGCTGGTGCGGCCGGCGGCGCAGCTGATCGCGCTGCCAGACGCGCTGGACAGCGTGACCGCCGCGCAGATCCTGCTGAAGGGCATCACCGCCGAATATCTGATCCGCCGCACCTATCCGGTGCAGGCGGGCGACACGATCCTCGTCCATGCGGCGGCCGGCGGCGTCGGGCAGATCGCCTGCCAGTGGGCGGCCGATATCGGCGCGCGCGTGATCGGCACCGTCGGCAGCGCCGCCAAGCGCGCGATCGCCGAACGCTGCGGCTGCGCCCGCGTGATCGTGACGGACGAGGAGGACTTCGTCGCCGCCGTGCGCGAGGAGACCGGCGGCGAGGGCGTCGCCGTGGTCTATGACGGGGTGGGCGCCGACACGTTCGAGGGATCGCTGGCCTGCGCCCGCACGCGCGGGCTGGTGGTGGCCTTCGGCGCCGCATCCGGCCCGATCCCGCCGCTCGACCTGCAGCGGCTGAACGCGCTGGGATCGCTGTACGTCACGCGGCCGAGCTTGGCCGCCTATACGCGCACGCCCGAGGAACTGCGGACGGCGGCCGAGGCGGTGTTCGCGGCCGTGGCGCGCGGCGCGGTGCGGATCGCGCCGCCCGCCACCTATCCGCTGGCGGAGGCGGCGCGCGCCCACGCCGATCTGGAAGCGCGGCGCACGACCGGATCGATCGTGCTGCTGCCGTGA